A region of Fimbriimonadaceae bacterium DNA encodes the following proteins:
- the mmgC_2 gene encoding Acyl-CoA dehydrogenase yields MTFELCPQEASFIQRVRDFVTQEVLPVTRKWEEDKGFDPAIWKRLGELGLLSMTVEDSAYGGGVSCAAYCEAIRELAHGDPALAMNVAAINALCVSHIEKFGSDEQKAKYMLGSTTGDIKLAWGLTEPDAGSDARRVKTFAEPISDKPGYWKINGEKMFITNGGNANLIILIARTSEKELSAFLLETDQPGFTLTERIHTIGVSASNTVRFKLTDAVGWHTPCTFEEAISFLYRGRLGIAGMAVGIAEKALELTIEYSKQREQFNRRLCDMQSVQNMLADSAMEVEAARLLLRKGSTMYDRGENIVTISSMAKLYASETANRVTNRGIQIHGGRGMTFDYLVEKLWRDAKLTEIGEGCSEIQRMVISKQITR; encoded by the coding sequence ATGACCTTCGAGCTCTGCCCGCAAGAGGCCAGTTTCATCCAGCGCGTCAGAGATTTTGTGACGCAGGAAGTCCTTCCGGTCACCCGAAAGTGGGAGGAGGACAAGGGTTTCGATCCCGCGATTTGGAAGCGTCTCGGCGAACTCGGCTTGCTAAGCATGACGGTCGAGGATTCCGCTTACGGCGGCGGCGTCTCATGTGCCGCTTACTGCGAGGCGATTCGCGAACTGGCCCACGGTGATCCCGCCCTGGCCATGAACGTTGCCGCGATCAACGCGCTCTGCGTATCCCACATCGAGAAGTTCGGTTCCGATGAACAGAAGGCAAAGTACATGCTCGGCTCCACCACGGGCGACATCAAGCTGGCGTGGGGCCTGACCGAGCCGGATGCTGGATCTGACGCGCGGCGCGTAAAGACGTTTGCCGAGCCGATCAGCGACAAGCCGGGTTACTGGAAGATCAACGGCGAGAAGATGTTCATCACGAACGGAGGCAACGCCAATCTCATCATCCTGATCGCGAGGACGTCCGAAAAGGAGCTTTCCGCCTTTCTCCTCGAGACGGACCAGCCCGGCTTTACCCTAACCGAGCGTATTCACACGATCGGGGTGTCGGCATCGAACACCGTTCGCTTCAAGCTCACCGATGCAGTCGGTTGGCACACCCCTTGCACTTTTGAAGAAGCGATCAGTTTCCTTTATCGTGGCCGTCTCGGTATCGCCGGAATGGCGGTTGGCATTGCGGAGAAGGCTCTGGAACTGACGATTGAATACAGCAAGCAGCGCGAGCAGTTCAACCGCCGACTCTGCGACATGCAGAGTGTCCAAAACATGCTGGCCGACTCCGCCATGGAAGTAGAAGCCGCCCGGCTCCTTCTGCGAAAGGGATCGACGATGTACGACCGGGGGGAGAACATCGTCACGATTTCTTCGATGGCGAAGCTGTACGCAAGCGAAACTGCCAATCGCGTCACCAACCGGGGCATCCAGATTCACGGCGGACGAGGAATGACGTTCGACTACCTTGTCGAAAAGCTGTGGCGGGATGCAAAACTTACGGAAATCGGCGAAGGGTGCAGCGAGATCCAGCGTATGGTGATTAGCAAGCAGATCACCCGATGA
- the xerD gene encoding Tyrosine recombinase XerD encodes MVQRERWSDLTIADLLTLQSGLSQKAAPTTGNRRWSAFRSFWRYLKRVERAELADLPDAVTGRTPKRLPKALPTDQTRQLAECAETDPKGVRDRLIVELLYGAGLRVSELVGLRTEHYRRDEAVLEVHGKGGKVRFVPLPRETTAFLEGYLASARPHLAKSPSAFLLLGDRGQPLSRQGVFNRIRKWSVEAGIERKASPHTLRHSYAVDLLKGGADLRAVQELLGHASIATTQIYTQLDLSEVRSRYAKAHPRK; translated from the coding sequence ATGGTCCAGAGGGAGAGGTGGAGTGACTTGACGATCGCAGACCTCCTCACGCTCCAATCGGGGCTTTCGCAAAAGGCAGCTCCGACGACCGGCAACCGACGTTGGAGCGCGTTTCGTTCCTTTTGGCGCTATCTAAAACGGGTAGAGCGAGCAGAGCTTGCTGATCTTCCCGATGCGGTTACCGGTCGAACGCCGAAACGCTTGCCCAAAGCGCTCCCAACCGATCAAACCCGGCAGCTTGCCGAATGTGCGGAAACCGATCCCAAGGGAGTCCGCGATCGGCTTATCGTCGAATTGCTGTACGGGGCAGGACTGCGGGTCTCGGAACTGGTGGGACTTCGCACCGAGCATTATCGTCGGGATGAGGCCGTTCTCGAGGTTCACGGCAAAGGCGGGAAGGTGCGCTTCGTACCGCTACCTAGGGAAACCACTGCCTTTCTCGAGGGTTACCTCGCCAGTGCCAGACCCCATTTGGCGAAGTCTCCGAGTGCCTTTCTTCTCCTCGGCGACCGTGGCCAGCCCCTGAGCCGCCAGGGAGTGTTCAATCGGATCCGAAAGTGGTCGGTAGAGGCGGGAATCGAGCGAAAGGCGAGCCCGCACACCCTCCGACACTCCTACGCCGTCGACCTGCTGAAGGGCGGAGCTGATTTACGGGCGGTGCAGGAGCTGCTGGGCCATGCCAGCATTGCGACCACCCAGATTTACACGCAGCTCGACCTGAGCGAAGTGCGAAGCCGGTATGCCAAGGCGCATCCGAGAAAGTAG
- the ubiX gene encoding Flavin prenyltransferase UbiX, translated as MSTGKLVVGVTGASGAIYAQRFLQRVTERFEDVYLIMSDQAVQVAATELGVRISKEDFDPGAWLGKPVRNLHLLDDRDYFTPPASGSFRHDGMVIIPCSMGTAGRVANGISNDLLTRCADVCLKERRPLVVVPREMPWNLIMLRNLTALAEAGATILPACPSWYDKPGSLEDLADTVVGRVLRMIGADRGDVHEWMTEA; from the coding sequence ATGAGCACAGGCAAATTGGTAGTCGGGGTAACCGGGGCGAGCGGCGCAATCTACGCCCAGCGCTTTTTGCAGCGGGTGACCGAGCGGTTTGAAGACGTGTATCTGATCATGAGCGACCAAGCGGTTCAGGTGGCGGCGACCGAGCTTGGGGTTCGCATCAGCAAGGAGGATTTCGATCCCGGCGCCTGGCTCGGCAAGCCGGTGCGCAACCTGCACCTTCTCGACGACCGCGACTATTTCACCCCGCCCGCCAGCGGCTCGTTCCGGCACGACGGCATGGTGATCATCCCCTGTTCGATGGGCACGGCCGGCCGGGTGGCGAATGGCATCAGCAACGACCTCCTGACCCGGTGCGCGGACGTGTGCCTCAAAGAACGAAGGCCGTTGGTGGTCGTCCCCCGCGAAATGCCATGGAACCTGATCATGCTCCGCAACTTGACTGCGCTGGCCGAAGCCGGAGCGACGATCCTTCCTGCCTGCCCATCCTGGTACGACAAGCCTGGCTCGCTTGAGGACCTTGCCGATACCGTGGTCGGGCGGGTGTTGCGGATGATCGGGGCCGATCGTGGCGACGTCCATGAGTGGATGACCGAAGCTTGA
- a CDS encoding Epimerase family protein, translating to MIGSALADALAERGDEVVVLTRSARHAKGTIRYRQWDGKSPGAWVDDLRGARAVVNLSGEVVMQSWYGSGFKRVRDSRLDPTRAIGEAVAACGDEPPGYWLNSSAIGFYGDRGDEVLTEASGPGDWSDPLVHLVMDWEAAATSAADVPVGKCRTAVVLSAKGGALKALAIAGRSWIGGGQLGSGRQFMSWIHLDDLVAMMVRAIDERWEGPINASAPEPVRNRDFMSTLRRVVHRPWAPPVPAFLVTAIAKVTGVPLHQVLTSARVEPTVAVQAGFDFKYPTLEGALVAELSRR from the coding sequence ATGATCGGCTCGGCGCTAGCGGACGCTCTGGCGGAGCGTGGCGACGAGGTGGTCGTGCTGACGCGATCGGCTCGCCACGCCAAGGGAACGATCCGGTATCGGCAATGGGACGGCAAGAGCCCGGGTGCTTGGGTGGACGATCTTCGCGGGGCTCGCGCGGTGGTCAACCTTTCCGGCGAGGTGGTGATGCAGTCATGGTACGGGTCCGGCTTCAAGCGTGTCCGTGATTCCCGTCTGGATCCCACCCGGGCTATCGGCGAAGCGGTCGCGGCTTGTGGGGACGAACCGCCGGGCTACTGGCTCAATAGCAGCGCCATCGGCTTTTACGGAGACCGAGGCGACGAGGTCCTGACCGAAGCATCGGGTCCAGGGGATTGGTCGGACCCGCTCGTTCATCTGGTGATGGACTGGGAAGCTGCGGCAACAAGTGCTGCCGACGTTCCTGTCGGCAAGTGCCGCACGGCCGTTGTGCTTTCGGCAAAGGGAGGAGCGCTGAAGGCACTCGCCATCGCCGGACGTTCCTGGATCGGTGGCGGGCAGCTCGGATCCGGCCGCCAATTCATGTCATGGATTCACCTCGATGACCTTGTCGCAATGATGGTAAGGGCTATCGACGAGCGGTGGGAGGGGCCAATCAACGCCTCCGCGCCCGAACCGGTCCGCAATCGAGACTTTATGTCGACGTTGCGACGGGTGGTCCATCGTCCGTGGGCGCCGCCAGTTCCCGCGTTTCTGGTGACCGCAATTGCGAAGGTGACGGGGGTACCGCTCCACCAGGTTCTCACCAGTGCGAGGGTCGAGCCGACCGTTGCGGTTCAGGCTGGATTTGACTTCAAATATCCCACGTTAGAAGGCGCCTTAGTTGCCGAATTAAGCCGCCGGTGA